A portion of the Actomonas aquatica genome contains these proteins:
- a CDS encoding dicarboxylate/amino acid:cation symporter — MKSANLTRNILIGMVLGAALGVVINMVGPATPGFAWLVDGVFPVVGRIFVKSLQLLVVPLVLLSLICGTASLNDVRRLGRIGLKTVAFYLATTAIAVSTAIVLAVLIRPGDGLSLDYTAEFAVRESPPLTEVIMNVFPSNPFASMAEGNMLQIIVFAILFGVATCLAGEPGQRVLRLANDLNDIVMKLVMLLMQIAPFGVFALVARTFAAEGLPAILALGKYFFLVVGVLLVHLFVTYGLLFRVCTGLSVRTFMRKVRKVQLFAFSTASSNATLPLTLETVEHRLGVKPAVGAFTIPLGATINMDGTAILQGVATVFIAQALNVDIGVQGYLMVVLMATLSSIGTAGVPGVGLIMLAMVFQQVGLPVAAIGVIYGVDRLLDMVRTAVNVSGDCVVSVIVAKSEGEFDFDAFASVGDD, encoded by the coding sequence ATGAAATCCGCCAACCTCACCCGCAATATCCTCATCGGCATGGTGCTCGGCGCCGCGCTCGGGGTGGTGATCAATATGGTCGGACCCGCAACGCCGGGCTTTGCCTGGTTGGTCGATGGCGTCTTCCCGGTGGTGGGGCGCATTTTTGTGAAGTCGCTGCAGCTGCTGGTGGTGCCGCTGGTGCTGCTCTCGCTCATCTGCGGCACGGCTTCGCTCAACGACGTGCGGCGACTCGGTCGCATCGGCCTGAAGACGGTGGCTTTTTATCTGGCCACGACCGCCATCGCCGTGAGCACCGCCATCGTATTGGCCGTGCTGATACGTCCGGGCGACGGCCTGAGCCTCGACTACACGGCGGAGTTTGCGGTGCGGGAAAGCCCGCCGCTCACCGAGGTGATCATGAATGTATTTCCCAGCAATCCCTTCGCTTCGATGGCGGAAGGCAACATGCTGCAGATCATCGTGTTTGCCATTCTCTTTGGCGTAGCCACCTGCCTGGCGGGTGAACCCGGGCAGCGTGTGCTGCGGCTCGCCAACGACCTCAACGACATCGTGATGAAGTTGGTGATGCTGCTCATGCAGATCGCGCCCTTCGGTGTCTTTGCACTCGTCGCCCGCACCTTCGCGGCGGAGGGGCTCCCGGCCATCCTCGCGCTGGGCAAATACTTCTTCCTCGTGGTTGGTGTGCTGCTGGTGCACCTCTTCGTGACCTACGGTCTGCTCTTCCGGGTCTGCACGGGCCTGAGTGTGCGCACCTTCATGCGCAAAGTGCGCAAGGTGCAGCTCTTCGCCTTCTCCACAGCGAGCAGCAACGCCACGCTGCCGCTCACGCTCGAAACGGTGGAGCACCGCCTCGGCGTAAAACCGGCCGTGGGGGCCTTCACTATTCCGCTCGGCGCGACCATCAACATGGATGGCACGGCGATCCTGCAGGGGGTGGCCACGGTCTTCATCGCCCAGGCGCTGAATGTGGACATCGGCGTGCAGGGTTACCTCATGGTGGTGCTCATGGCGACCCTGTCGTCCATCGGCACAGCCGGCGTGCCCGGCGTGGGTCTGATCATGCTGGCGATGGTGTTTCAGCAGGTGGGACTGCCGGTGGCCGCGATCGGCGTGATTTACGGCGTGGACCGTCTGCTCGATATGGTCCGCACCGCGGTGAATGTCTCCGGCGACTGTGTCGTCTCGGTCATCGTGGCCAAGTCGGAGGGTGAATTTGATTTCGATGCCTTTGCTTCAGTCGGCGACGATTGA
- a CDS encoding threonine synthase, which yields MNVTKLTCSSCGETHPAGEIHNLCRVCGLPLLVEYDLEAAAQTLSPESLRGREASMWRYREVLPVEDPANIVSLGEGMTPLLSVQRLGSAIGMKHLYIKDEGQNPTGSFKARGMTAAVSMAKELGVEKLAVPSAGNAAGAMAAYAARAGLPAYIFMPKDTPIANVIECREMGARVTLMDGLITDCGAEVGRRKEAEGWFDVSTLKEPYRIEGKKTLGYELAEQLNWELPDALLYPTGGGTGLIGMWKAFDEMERMGWIDSRRPRIYSVQAEGCAPIVRAFESGAEKAEMFANAHTKASGLRVPKAIGDFIMLDAIRRSHGGAVAVSDEAMLASVREMGRCEGIFAAPEGAACHAALVQLLMDGKIERDERVVIFNTGCGLKYLECFSD from the coding sequence ATGAACGTTACCAAACTCACTTGCTCCAGCTGCGGCGAAACCCACCCCGCCGGCGAAATCCACAACCTGTGCCGCGTGTGCGGACTACCGTTGTTGGTGGAGTATGATTTGGAGGCCGCCGCCCAGACGCTTTCGCCGGAATCCCTGCGCGGCCGCGAGGCCTCGATGTGGCGCTACCGGGAAGTGCTCCCGGTGGAGGATCCGGCCAACATCGTGAGTTTGGGCGAGGGGATGACGCCGCTCCTGTCGGTGCAGCGTCTCGGCTCCGCAATCGGCATGAAGCACCTCTACATCAAGGACGAGGGGCAGAATCCGACCGGCAGTTTTAAAGCCCGCGGCATGACGGCGGCGGTATCCATGGCCAAGGAACTCGGCGTGGAAAAACTCGCGGTGCCGTCCGCGGGCAATGCGGCGGGCGCGATGGCGGCCTATGCGGCACGCGCTGGTTTGCCGGCCTACATTTTTATGCCCAAGGACACCCCGATCGCCAACGTGATCGAGTGTCGCGAAATGGGCGCCCGGGTCACCTTGATGGATGGCCTCATCACCGACTGCGGGGCCGAGGTTGGGCGCCGCAAGGAGGCCGAGGGCTGGTTTGATGTTTCCACGCTGAAGGAGCCGTATCGCATCGAGGGCAAAAAGACCCTCGGTTACGAACTGGCCGAGCAACTCAACTGGGAGCTGCCCGATGCGCTGCTTTACCCGACGGGCGGGGGCACGGGGCTCATCGGCATGTGGAAGGCCTTTGATGAGATGGAGCGCATGGGCTGGATCGATTCGCGTCGCCCGCGCATTTACTCCGTCCAGGCCGAGGGCTGCGCGCCGATCGTGCGGGCCTTCGAATCCGGCGCCGAAAAGGCCGAGATGTTTGCCAACGCGCACACCAAGGCGTCCGGCCTGCGCGTGCCGAAGGCGATCGGCGACTTCATCATGCTCGACGCCATTCGCCGCTCGCACGGCGGAGCGGTCGCGGTGTCCGACGAAGCCATGCTGGCCTCGGTGCGGGAGATGGGTCGTTGCGAGGGTATCTTCGCCGCCCCGGAGGGCGCCGCCTGCCATGCTGCGCTGGTGCAGCTGCTGATGGACGGCAAAATCGAGCGCGACGAACGCGTCGTGATCTTCAACACCGGCTGCGGCCTCAAATACCTGGAGTGCTTCAGCGACTAA
- a CDS encoding YeiH family protein: MTSGATPTTASTMLPSGLLLAGVIATLVVGVPPWLALLAGMAVGFSVGAPTWLPLSRATHLLLKSAVVGIGAGLNLAVVARVGVAGLGYTAVSLLLTGAVAFGLIRWLGVKSRLGTLIMVGTAICGGSAIAAVAPVIRAENDEISASLATVFLLNAVALLLFPVLGAWTHLAPEAYGLWCALAIHDTSSVVGASLAGGEEALAIATTVKLARALWIVPVALGLGLAFRGQGDQGTRRRVAIPWFIGGFLLVSALFTWLPGLSELAPVVVTGAKRLLTLSLFLVGVGMSWQAWRQAGLRALQMGVLLWFVVCVGTYLAIRAGWIA, encoded by the coding sequence ATGACGTCGGGGGCCACGCCGACGACGGCGTCGACGATGCTGCCGAGTGGGCTGTTGCTCGCCGGCGTGATCGCGACGCTCGTCGTCGGAGTGCCTCCTTGGCTGGCCCTGTTGGCCGGCATGGCGGTGGGTTTCAGCGTGGGGGCGCCAACGTGGCTGCCACTCTCGCGGGCCACCCACCTGTTGTTAAAATCGGCGGTGGTGGGCATCGGTGCCGGGCTCAACCTGGCCGTGGTCGCGCGGGTGGGCGTGGCGGGTTTGGGATACACGGCGGTGAGTCTACTGCTGACCGGGGCGGTCGCGTTTGGGCTCATACGGTGGCTGGGCGTAAAATCGCGGTTGGGCACGCTCATCATGGTGGGCACCGCGATTTGTGGCGGCAGTGCGATCGCGGCGGTGGCCCCGGTGATTCGGGCGGAAAACGACGAGATCTCTGCGTCGCTCGCCACGGTGTTTTTGCTCAACGCGGTGGCCTTGTTGCTCTTCCCGGTGCTGGGGGCGTGGACGCATCTCGCGCCCGAGGCTTATGGGCTGTGGTGCGCACTGGCGATCCACGACACCAGCTCGGTGGTGGGCGCGTCGCTGGCCGGTGGGGAGGAGGCGCTGGCCATTGCCACCACCGTCAAATTGGCGCGCGCGCTCTGGATCGTTCCCGTGGCGCTGGGCCTCGGGCTGGCCTTCCGCGGGCAGGGCGATCAAGGGACTCGGCGCCGCGTGGCGATCCCGTGGTTTATCGGCGGATTCCTCCTCGTGTCGGCGCTCTTTACGTGGCTGCCGGGGCTGAGCGAGTTGGCTCCCGTGGTGGTGACGGGCGCGAAGCGTTTGCTGACGCTGAGTTTGTTTTTGGTCGGGGTCGGGATGAGTTGGCAGGCCTGGCGTCAGGCGGGGCTGCGGGCGCTACAGATGGGCGTGCTGCTGTGGTTCGTGGTGTGTGTGGGCACCTACCTCGCGATCCGGGCGGGGTGGATCGCCTGA
- a CDS encoding M14 family zinc carboxypeptidase, giving the protein MMILIMLALSNRRAARIKRAGFIAALCLWTSAVLGAASSLPNPETFFGFKPGATGELVKYPEVLRYLQTLADGSDRVIYEEPGTTTEGNTFGMIVVSSPENLANLDRLLEINQRLADPRGLDETEAQALIAEGKPVYFLYATIHSTEVCNIASVTEVAYELTTGTSEDIAEILDESVVVILPSQNPDGQFHVVNHWYETKDTPYQRVYPDLYHKYTGHDDNRDWFMFTQKETRVNLGIQARFRPVITHDMHQMGNNGARIWVPPFDDPFDPNMHQLLKIEQATVGQAMAEALFAAGKEGVTWGERFDGWTPARQFMIYKGQPRILTEIARSNLADPQVSKDGSPLGPQETRRDFPVAYSSDTWTLQDQVDYGVIVAMAGIKHVARYSKEFLTNFYTVQKSWTERTDGPFAFVVPADQRDPYATYEMLEILEVAELEIDQATAAFSAGGKDYAAGSWVIKVAQPYGAFAKTMLEQQEYPHLTEFPGGPPKRPYDATGHTLWMLMGVEVDTIDEAFDVALERVESVAAAPKTLPSLNRGYYLVGPESYGLFKVVAQLQSHGVPAVRIQEAVTLDGKTWAPGTLIAPITAATRPIMAMAATDLGLPVGATAELPEVPGFALKPGTRVGLYRSANLMPGGWLMWIFDQYEVNYEVVKASDFDGDLSARYDVIVMPAGLSKQRLVKGLDQEKNDPAVWGWAAGIGEEGWDKLQDWVHDGGTLLAIGSAVETARELLDLPIEKVLPEPPERWWESGSSDADAKMVKASAIDEKLKATFMSPTSLLTTLREEVADPTTLFYCPGALLDNLFDPSNPVAWGMPEEWPVFFMRNQAYRLRPSFGVKASVVSKYPEQDVLQSGWLLGEDYLHDQANVVSFTVGDGMVVTFATQVDFRAQARATTKLLFNAMYHGPSTAIASDGLAAALQ; this is encoded by the coding sequence ATGATGATTTTGATAATGCTGGCGCTCTCCAACCGACGCGCCGCGCGCATCAAGCGGGCTGGCTTCATCGCCGCCCTTTGCCTGTGGACGAGTGCCGTGTTGGGCGCAGCGTCCTCCCTGCCGAACCCGGAAACGTTTTTTGGCTTCAAGCCCGGTGCCACCGGCGAGCTGGTGAAATACCCCGAGGTCCTGCGTTACCTGCAGACCCTCGCGGACGGCAGCGATCGCGTCATCTACGAGGAGCCGGGCACGACGACCGAGGGCAATACCTTCGGCATGATCGTGGTGAGCTCGCCCGAGAATCTCGCCAACCTCGACCGCCTGCTGGAGATCAACCAACGCTTGGCCGATCCGCGCGGTCTCGACGAGACCGAAGCCCAGGCCCTCATCGCCGAGGGCAAGCCAGTCTACTTCCTTTACGCGACCATTCACTCCACGGAAGTTTGCAATATCGCCTCCGTCACCGAGGTCGCCTACGAGCTAACCACCGGCACGTCCGAGGACATCGCCGAGATCCTCGACGAGTCCGTGGTGGTGATCCTGCCGTCGCAAAATCCCGATGGGCAGTTCCACGTGGTCAACCATTGGTATGAGACCAAGGACACGCCCTATCAGCGCGTGTATCCGGATTTATATCACAAATACACCGGTCACGACGACAACCGCGACTGGTTCATGTTCACGCAGAAGGAGACCCGCGTGAACCTCGGCATCCAGGCGCGCTTCCGTCCGGTGATCACCCACGACATGCACCAGATGGGCAACAACGGGGCCCGCATCTGGGTGCCGCCCTTCGACGATCCCTTTGATCCCAACATGCACCAGCTGCTCAAGATCGAGCAGGCCACGGTCGGCCAGGCCATGGCCGAGGCGCTCTTCGCCGCGGGCAAGGAAGGCGTGACCTGGGGCGAACGTTTCGACGGTTGGACCCCGGCTCGCCAGTTCATGATCTACAAGGGCCAGCCCCGCATCCTCACCGAGATCGCCCGTTCCAACCTCGCCGATCCGCAGGTGAGCAAGGACGGCAGCCCGCTCGGCCCGCAGGAGACGCGCCGCGACTTCCCGGTGGCTTACTCCAGCGACACGTGGACCCTGCAGGATCAGGTCGATTACGGCGTGATCGTGGCGATGGCCGGCATCAAACATGTCGCCCGCTACAGCAAGGAGTTCCTGACCAACTTCTACACGGTGCAGAAGTCCTGGACCGAGCGCACCGACGGCCCGTTTGCCTTTGTCGTGCCGGCTGATCAGCGTGACCCGTATGCGACCTATGAGATGCTCGAGATCCTCGAGGTCGCCGAATTGGAGATCGATCAGGCCACCGCCGCCTTCAGCGCGGGTGGCAAGGACTACGCCGCCGGGTCCTGGGTGATCAAGGTCGCCCAGCCCTACGGCGCGTTCGCCAAGACGATGCTGGAGCAGCAGGAGTATCCGCACCTCACCGAGTTCCCGGGTGGTCCGCCCAAGCGCCCCTACGATGCCACCGGTCACACCCTGTGGATGTTGATGGGCGTCGAAGTGGATACGATTGATGAAGCCTTCGACGTGGCGCTGGAGCGCGTGGAGTCGGTGGCCGCGGCCCCCAAGACGCTGCCGTCCCTGAATCGCGGTTATTACCTCGTGGGGCCCGAGTCCTACGGTCTGTTCAAAGTCGTTGCCCAACTGCAGTCCCATGGCGTGCCGGCTGTGCGTATCCAGGAAGCGGTGACGCTCGACGGCAAAACCTGGGCCCCGGGCACGCTCATCGCGCCGATCACGGCGGCGACGCGCCCGATCATGGCCATGGCGGCGACCGACCTCGGTCTGCCGGTGGGCGCCACGGCTGAGTTGCCGGAGGTGCCGGGCTTCGCGCTCAAGCCGGGCACGCGAGTGGGGCTCTACCGCTCCGCCAATCTCATGCCGGGCGGCTGGCTCATGTGGATCTTCGATCAATACGAAGTGAATTATGAGGTGGTGAAAGCCTCCGACTTTGACGGCGATCTATCCGCGCGCTATGACGTGATCGTGATGCCCGCCGGACTTTCGAAACAACGTTTGGTCAAAGGCTTGGATCAGGAGAAGAATGATCCCGCCGTCTGGGGCTGGGCGGCCGGCATCGGCGAAGAAGGCTGGGACAAGCTGCAGGACTGGGTCCACGACGGCGGCACTCTGCTGGCCATCGGCTCGGCGGTGGAAACCGCCCGGGAGTTGCTCGACCTGCCGATCGAAAAGGTGCTGCCGGAACCGCCGGAGCGCTGGTGGGAGAGTGGTAGCTCCGACGCTGACGCGAAGATGGTGAAAGCTTCGGCCATCGACGAAAAGTTGAAGGCCACCTTCATGAGCCCGACCTCGCTGCTCACCACGCTGCGCGAGGAAGTGGCCGATCCGACGACGCTCTTCTATTGCCCGGGCGCGTTGCTCGACAACCTCTTCGACCCGAGCAACCCGGTGGCCTGGGGCATGCCGGAGGAGTGGCCGGTCTTCTTCATGCGCAACCAAGCCTACCGCCTGCGTCCGTCGTTTGGCGTCAAGGCTTCGGTGGTCTCCAAATACCCGGAGCAGGACGTGCTGCAAAGCGGCTGGCTGCTTGGTGAAGACTACCTGCACGACCAGGCCAACGTGGTGTCGTTCACGGTGGGTGACGGTATGGTGGTGACCTTTGCCACCCAGGTGGACTTCCGCGCGCAGGCCCGGGCGACCACCAAGCTGCTCTTCAACGCAATGTATCACGGTCCCTCGACTGCGATCGCGAGCGACGGTCTCGCTGCGGCGTTGCAGTAA
- a CDS encoding sialate O-acetylesterase, with protein sequence MFRFLFHRLAVGAALLLLPLATGSVNAAEQPTRELHLFLLVGQSNMAGRGEIDPADNAPLEGVWVWGAEDRWMPAVEPYHWDKSMAGAGLAKSFAAAYRAAHPDVDVGLIPAACGGSALHDWAVGAYFEQTRSHPWFDATRRAKLAMTDGTLRGILWHQGESDSHPGLAENYEAGLRELLQRFRAALAAPTVPIVIGQTGRFTPDALSEPQQQVDAANRSIAAADAHVVWVSAKGLTAKPDGIHFETAALRELGRRYYAAWATLP encoded by the coding sequence ATGTTCCGATTTCTCTTCCATCGCCTCGCGGTTGGCGCCGCTCTGCTGCTGCTGCCGCTGGCCACAGGCAGCGTGAACGCGGCCGAGCAGCCGACCCGGGAGCTGCACCTCTTTCTTCTCGTGGGGCAGTCCAACATGGCTGGCCGCGGGGAGATCGATCCGGCCGACAACGCACCTCTCGAAGGCGTGTGGGTCTGGGGCGCTGAGGATCGCTGGATGCCGGCGGTGGAACCTTACCATTGGGACAAATCGATGGCCGGCGCCGGACTGGCGAAGAGCTTCGCCGCTGCTTACCGCGCGGCCCATCCCGACGTGGACGTGGGACTCATCCCGGCCGCTTGTGGCGGCTCGGCCCTGCACGATTGGGCGGTGGGCGCGTATTTTGAGCAGACGCGGAGTCATCCGTGGTTCGACGCTACCCGCCGAGCGAAACTGGCCATGACCGACGGCACCCTGCGTGGCATCCTGTGGCACCAGGGTGAGAGCGACTCGCATCCGGGACTGGCCGAGAATTACGAGGCGGGTTTGCGGGAACTGCTGCAACGTTTCCGCGCCGCCTTGGCTGCGCCGACCGTGCCGATTGTGATTGGGCAGACCGGACGCTTTACGCCGGATGCCCTGAGCGAGCCGCAGCAGCAAGTCGACGCGGCCAACCGCAGCATCGCGGCGGCGGATGCGCACGTGGTGTGGGTATCCGCCAAAGGGCTCACCGCCAAGCCGGACGGGATTCATTTCGAGACCGCTGCCCTGCGCGAGTTGGGCCGACGGTATTACGCGGCCTGGGCGACTTTGCCGTAA